A part of Citrifermentans bremense genomic DNA contains:
- a CDS encoding (Fe-S)-binding protein: MTKKQIDPLERVAAEMKKCVKCGACRAHCPAFSTFQREPATARGKVALAQHLCKGDITLDDGTYSAMSKCLLCGSCVEKCPNQVPTDEIVIAAREALAQRRGLTTFHKAVGQVIKNRKVMNFGALAAAVLGPLFFRKVPATSGLRLRFPMPFLGGSRHIPQIAKKPFMKRHPEVIQGEPGKPRIVFFVGCMTNFVYTEIGEATLALFRHLGCTVIIPKGQQCCGLPGMSGGDLDTVRELAEMNLAAMEAHEADYVMTACATCGGALHKLYPLVVGKRNPELKQRLQALADKTVDAAVLLQKLGLAPEETGAGAGMRITYHDPCHHRTAGITKQPRALLNKTPGLELVEMEGADRCCGLGGTFNVYHYESSLDINASKSAAIIATGADAVVTGCPGCIMQLSDGLKQAGDKTKVLHTVELLARKMRR, encoded by the coding sequence ATGACCAAGAAGCAGATCGACCCGCTCGAGCGGGTGGCAGCAGAGATGAAGAAATGCGTGAAATGCGGCGCCTGCCGCGCCCACTGCCCCGCCTTCAGCACCTTCCAGCGCGAGCCAGCCACGGCCCGCGGCAAGGTTGCCCTGGCGCAGCACCTTTGCAAGGGGGACATAACGCTGGACGACGGGACCTACTCCGCCATGTCCAAGTGCCTTCTGTGCGGCAGCTGCGTGGAGAAGTGCCCGAACCAGGTACCAACCGACGAGATAGTGATCGCCGCACGCGAGGCGCTGGCGCAAAGGCGCGGTCTCACCACCTTCCACAAGGCGGTGGGACAGGTGATCAAAAACCGGAAGGTGATGAACTTCGGCGCCCTCGCAGCCGCAGTCCTCGGCCCCCTCTTCTTCCGGAAGGTCCCGGCCACCTCCGGGCTCAGGCTCCGTTTCCCCATGCCGTTTCTCGGGGGGAGCCGCCATATCCCGCAGATCGCCAAGAAGCCGTTTATGAAGCGCCACCCCGAGGTGATCCAGGGGGAGCCGGGTAAACCGAGGATCGTCTTCTTCGTCGGCTGCATGACCAACTTCGTCTACACCGAGATCGGTGAGGCAACCCTCGCCCTGTTCCGCCACTTAGGCTGCACCGTCATCATCCCGAAGGGGCAGCAGTGCTGCGGGCTTCCGGGCATGTCCGGCGGCGACCTCGACACGGTGCGCGAACTGGCCGAGATGAACCTCGCCGCCATGGAGGCGCATGAGGCCGACTACGTGATGACCGCCTGCGCCACCTGCGGCGGCGCGCTGCACAAGCTCTACCCCCTGGTGGTGGGCAAGCGCAACCCCGAACTGAAACAGCGGCTCCAGGCACTCGCCGACAAGACGGTGGATGCCGCGGTCTTGCTGCAGAAACTCGGCCTCGCACCGGAAGAGACCGGCGCCGGCGCCGGCATGCGCATCACCTACCACGACCCCTGCCACCACAGGACGGCCGGCATCACAAAACAGCCGCGCGCGCTCCTCAACAAGACGCCGGGACTGGAACTGGTGGAGATGGAAGGGGCCGACCGCTGCTGCGGCCTGGGCGGGACCTTCAACGTCTACCACTACGAAAGCTCGCTCGACATCAACGCAAGCAAGAGCGCCGCGATCATCGCAACCGGCGCCGACGCCGTGGTCACCGGCTGCCCCGGCTGCATCATGCAGCTCTCCGACGGCCTGAAACAGGCCGGAGATAAAACGAAGGTATTGCATACCGTGGAACTTTTGGCCCGCAAAATGAGGCGCTGA